The Ornithinimicrobium faecis genome includes a window with the following:
- the lsrF gene encoding 3-hydroxy-5-phosphonooxypentane-2,4-dione thiolase, which produces MADLDGNIAAKAFHADVPQESHGFFVKGASGLDFGMQHRLGRIFNKQSGRTVMLAFDHGYFQGPTSGLERVDLNIVPLMPDADALMCTRGIIRSVLPPADAGALVVRASGGASILKDLSDERIAMDMADASRIDASAVAVQVFIGGEQETQSVHNLTRQVDAGLQYGIPVLGVTAVGKQLARDARYLGLATRIIAELGAQMVKTYYCEEDFSSVTAACPVPVIMAGGKKLPVIDALTMARKAIDEGAAGVDMGRNIFQRKNPIAMIKAVRAVVHDDATPETAAELYADLSNGADD; this is translated from the coding sequence ATGGCTGACCTCGACGGCAACATTGCGGCGAAGGCATTTCACGCGGACGTCCCCCAGGAATCACACGGGTTCTTCGTCAAGGGCGCGTCTGGACTCGATTTCGGGATGCAACACAGGCTGGGCCGAATCTTTAACAAGCAGAGCGGGCGCACCGTGATGCTGGCGTTCGACCACGGCTACTTCCAAGGCCCGACGAGTGGGTTGGAGCGGGTCGACCTCAACATCGTGCCGCTGATGCCGGACGCTGATGCCCTCATGTGCACGCGGGGGATCATCCGTTCGGTCCTTCCGCCGGCGGACGCAGGGGCCTTGGTGGTTCGCGCCTCCGGAGGCGCCTCGATCCTGAAGGATCTGTCCGACGAGCGCATCGCGATGGACATGGCGGACGCCTCGAGGATTGACGCCAGTGCAGTGGCAGTCCAAGTCTTTATCGGTGGGGAGCAGGAAACACAGTCTGTCCACAACCTGACGCGACAGGTAGATGCTGGTCTGCAGTACGGGATTCCGGTCTTGGGGGTGACCGCAGTGGGTAAGCAGCTCGCCAGGGATGCTCGCTACCTGGGTCTCGCTACCCGCATCATTGCCGAGTTGGGTGCCCAGATGGTGAAGACCTACTACTGCGAGGAGGACTTCTCATCTGTCACTGCAGCGTGCCCCGTCCCAGTGATCATGGCTGGCGGCAAGAAGTTGCCCGTCATCGATGCCCTGACGATGGCGCGCAAGGCTATCGACGAGGGGGCTGCTGGCGTGGACATGGGCCGGAATATCTTCCAGCGCAAGAACCCGATAGCCATGATCAAGGCGGTGCGGGCCGTTGTCCACGACGATGCCACGCCGGAGACCGCTGCCGAGCTCTACGCCGACCTGTCGAACGGTGCCGACGACTGA
- a CDS encoding class II aldolase/adducin family protein, translated as MTPTNDEAMLVADTVRVSRDLGQDPFLVLHGGGNTSVKLGKRIRVKASGFDLGDLSEEGLVRVDRSALTKLLSQPTLSDTQMVEGYQEALVTPGDPSPTIETLVHHALPFTSVLHSHADAIVALTDTLDGENLVQRALGEEVIYLPYVMPGFDLARQILTAWEARSSERPTVLVLAHHGLFTCGDSPREAYDRHLDMVGRAVSFVKNQTGIDLVQDLPAPTHAPVGGRLDLLSEALTDYATGPCSVVSHRDHEVDAFIARDDFGTISQQGPTTLEHIIRTKRLPMVDGDIGAYIDSYRDYYERCKHRAVGETQMLDPLPRVILDPDLGLVTTGLDQKAARAVQDIYRHTVRIITATEALGGYRTIDEGRAFDIEYWELEQRRLRPAS; from the coding sequence ATGACGCCAACGAACGACGAGGCAATGCTCGTCGCCGACACGGTCCGGGTCTCCCGGGACCTTGGTCAGGACCCGTTCCTCGTGCTTCACGGCGGGGGCAACACCTCCGTGAAGCTCGGAAAGCGGATCAGGGTCAAGGCCTCGGGGTTCGACTTGGGGGACTTGTCGGAGGAGGGGCTGGTCAGGGTCGATCGCAGCGCCTTGACCAAGTTGCTGAGCCAGCCAACGCTATCGGACACACAGATGGTGGAGGGCTACCAAGAAGCACTCGTAACGCCCGGTGACCCGTCTCCCACAATTGAGACGCTGGTGCACCATGCCCTGCCATTCACGTCGGTCCTGCACTCCCATGCGGATGCGATCGTGGCGCTGACCGACACCCTCGACGGAGAGAATCTGGTTCAGCGAGCGCTGGGCGAGGAAGTCATCTATCTGCCGTACGTCATGCCGGGCTTCGACCTTGCGAGGCAGATCCTCACGGCCTGGGAAGCTCGTTCGTCAGAACGGCCGACTGTGCTGGTTCTGGCCCACCACGGGCTTTTCACGTGCGGTGACAGCCCGCGGGAGGCCTACGACCGGCACCTCGACATGGTGGGTCGAGCCGTTAGTTTCGTGAAGAACCAGACCGGGATCGACCTCGTTCAGGATCTGCCAGCGCCGACACATGCTCCGGTAGGAGGTCGATTGGATCTCTTGTCCGAAGCTCTGACCGATTACGCCACTGGTCCGTGCAGCGTCGTGAGCCACCGGGACCACGAGGTTGACGCCTTCATCGCACGCGATGACTTTGGCACTATCTCTCAGCAGGGACCGACGACCCTCGAGCACATCATCCGCACCAAGCGACTGCCCATGGTCGACGGTGACATCGGCGCCTACATCGATAGCTATCGCGACTACTACGAACGGTGCAAGCACCGGGCGGTAGGGGAGACGCAGATGCTCGATCCGCTGCCTCGCGTGATTCTCGACCCAGACCTCGGGCTGGTCACCACAGGCCTGGATCAGAAAGCTGCACGGGCTGTCCAGGACATCTACCGGCATACGGTGCGCATCATCACCGCCACTGAGGCGCTGGGCGGCTACCGCACGATCGATGAGGGCAGGGCGTTCGACATCGAGTACTGGGAATTGGAACAGCGGCGGCTGCGGCCGGCGTCCTGA
- a CDS encoding sugar-binding transcriptional regulator, producing MANRRELTEWASEEQLVRAAWYYYVEQLTQDQIARRLSVSRASAGRLLEKSRRSGVVSFTINSDYLPVFEVGRRLMEVYGLRDTVVIPAADGQSTQAQTVQRLAHGAAQYLKNHLQFGNTLAMGWGYTVGATFELLPPELMSNVSTVTLTGGVDAYVKNLRRLRGTTAGVTRDWVIPTPILVSSAKLAMQLRAEDGVRTVIDRSHNADHAVIGIGGLTGEPTLALSGYASAEELERYAAEGAVGDVLGLFFDKDGKLLELPIHHRRIGIGIDELKAIPNVVGVAGGNDKIEAIRGALAGGYVDVLITTEEAARSLLGDTDAGATEGEV from the coding sequence ATGGCCAATCGCCGCGAGCTCACAGAGTGGGCGAGTGAGGAGCAGCTGGTCAGAGCTGCCTGGTACTACTACGTCGAGCAACTGACGCAGGATCAGATCGCCCGGCGGTTGTCCGTGTCCAGGGCCTCGGCCGGTCGGTTGCTGGAGAAGAGCCGCCGCAGCGGGGTTGTCTCCTTCACCATCAACTCGGACTACCTTCCGGTCTTCGAGGTTGGCCGACGACTCATGGAGGTTTACGGGCTGCGAGACACCGTGGTGATTCCCGCCGCCGACGGGCAGAGCACCCAGGCGCAGACCGTCCAGCGTCTGGCCCACGGAGCGGCCCAGTACCTGAAGAACCATCTCCAGTTTGGGAACACCCTCGCCATGGGGTGGGGCTACACGGTCGGGGCGACGTTCGAGCTCCTCCCGCCAGAGCTCATGTCCAATGTCAGCACGGTGACGCTTACTGGCGGCGTTGACGCTTACGTCAAGAATCTTCGCAGGCTCCGCGGCACGACAGCCGGCGTTACTCGTGACTGGGTCATCCCTACCCCGATCCTGGTGTCTTCTGCAAAGTTGGCGATGCAACTGCGTGCGGAGGACGGCGTGCGAACCGTGATCGATCGGAGTCACAATGCCGATCACGCCGTGATCGGCATTGGCGGTCTCACTGGAGAGCCCACCCTCGCTCTGTCGGGATATGCCAGCGCGGAGGAGCTTGAGCGATATGCCGCAGAGGGGGCCGTGGGCGACGTTCTCGGACTCTTCTTTGACAAGGACGGGAAGCTCCTCGAACTGCCCATACACCACCGCCGCATCGGCATCGGGATCGATGAGTTGAAGGCCATCCCCAACGTAGTTGGCGTGGCTGGAGGTAACGACAAGATCGAGGCAATCCGTGGGGCACTGGCCGGTGGCTACGTCGACGTGCTGATCACGACAGAGGAAGCGGCCCGGAGTCTGCTGGGCGACACCGACGCCGGAGCAACAGAGGGTGAGGTGTGA
- a CDS encoding DeoR/GlpR family DNA-binding transcription regulator, with translation MATGKRTRQEAIFQAISQEGRVDVSGLAVSLDVSAMTIRRDMAELSNRGLINRVHGGATSRQEPALRAEVMRAEKLAMARWVVGGLVDDQFLALDVGSTCTAIAEELNVRGNVTVLSNSLEALHVLRSTAVERLCVAGQINGEGSIIPHDVSSALEPYALDKVILGCGGVSAARGVTYHEVKETFFRRALIERASEVILVADHTKLGRESSFSLGRLALIDKLVTTREPDRALADSLAEAGVQVDVVSVGASTSN, from the coding sequence ATGGCGACCGGTAAACGCACACGGCAGGAAGCGATCTTTCAGGCGATCAGCCAGGAGGGGCGGGTCGACGTCAGCGGCCTGGCCGTGAGTCTGGATGTCTCTGCGATGACCATCCGGCGCGACATGGCCGAACTCAGCAACCGCGGGCTGATCAATCGCGTGCACGGGGGCGCCACTAGCAGGCAGGAGCCGGCGCTGCGCGCCGAGGTGATGCGTGCCGAGAAGCTGGCGATGGCGCGCTGGGTCGTCGGGGGCCTCGTCGACGACCAGTTCCTGGCGTTGGATGTCGGGAGCACCTGCACCGCCATCGCTGAGGAACTGAACGTCCGGGGCAATGTGACCGTGCTCTCCAACTCCCTGGAGGCCCTGCACGTGCTGCGAAGCACTGCCGTGGAGCGGTTGTGTGTCGCGGGACAGATCAATGGGGAGGGTTCGATCATCCCGCACGACGTGTCGTCCGCGCTCGAGCCCTATGCCCTGGACAAGGTGATCCTGGGCTGCGGCGGCGTCAGCGCGGCACGCGGGGTGACCTATCACGAGGTCAAGGAGACCTTCTTCCGGCGTGCCCTCATTGAGCGCGCCTCGGAGGTGATCCTCGTCGCGGACCACACCAAGCTGGGGCGCGAGTCCAGCTTCTCGCTCGGGCGGCTCGCCCTCATTGACAAGCTCGTCACCACGCGCGAGCCCGACCGCGCCCTTGCTGACAGTCTGGCCGAGGCTGGCGTGCAGGTCGACGTCGTGTCGGTCGGGGCTTCTACGTCGAACTGA
- a CDS encoding ABC transporter permease: MLNSTSDFVYLGIIAMPLALVMITGGIDISFGSVASLSAIITGVTFQAGLNIWLAVLVGLAAAFVAGLVNAALIVSTGAQPMVITLGTLFLFAGLALGASGLGGVSSFEGISGLPPSFVALASGKTLGVPNMLVIFLVVAVVFAVLLGKSSYGRQARLIGANPKAAAYAGLSIGKVITVSYVLTALCAGFVGILLTSYLSSARADIGDALLMPTLTLVVIGGVSMYGGEGSIGGVLIATFVIGFLQQGLRFMGMTENQVAVVTGSALVVVASLRWWSGHFRERVKNRRVQRAALKAEGKSAQPVA, from the coding sequence ATGCTTAACTCCACGTCCGACTTCGTGTATCTCGGCATCATCGCCATGCCCCTGGCTCTCGTCATGATCACAGGCGGCATCGACATCAGTTTCGGATCGGTCGCCTCGCTCTCGGCGATCATTACGGGTGTCACCTTCCAGGCGGGCCTGAACATCTGGCTTGCTGTGCTGGTGGGACTCGCCGCAGCGTTCGTGGCCGGGCTGGTCAACGCCGCCCTCATCGTCAGCACCGGAGCGCAACCCATGGTGATCACTCTCGGCACGCTCTTCCTCTTCGCGGGCCTGGCTCTCGGAGCCTCTGGCTTGGGCGGTGTCTCCTCCTTCGAGGGGATCTCAGGACTGCCGCCGTCATTCGTGGCGCTCGCCAGTGGAAAAACGCTCGGCGTCCCCAACATGTTGGTCATCTTCCTCGTGGTCGCCGTTGTATTCGCGGTGCTGCTCGGTAAGAGCTCCTACGGCCGCCAGGCGAGACTGATCGGCGCGAACCCGAAGGCTGCGGCATACGCCGGGTTGTCCATCGGCAAGGTGATCACGGTCTCCTACGTGCTGACCGCGCTCTGCGCAGGTTTCGTCGGGATCCTGCTCACCTCCTATCTGTCGTCGGCACGAGCCGACATAGGGGACGCACTGCTCATGCCGACACTGACCCTCGTCGTCATCGGCGGCGTTTCGATGTATGGCGGTGAGGGGAGCATCGGTGGAGTGCTCATCGCAACGTTCGTGATCGGCTTTCTTCAACAGGGCCTGCGGTTCATGGGGATGACCGAGAACCAGGTGGCTGTGGTGACGGGATCTGCACTAGTCGTCGTTGCGAGCCTGCGGTGGTGGTCCGGACACTTCAGGGAGCGCGTGAAGAACCGGCGCGTCCAACGCGCAGCTCTCAAAGCCGAAGGAAAATCCGCTCAGCCTGTCGCCTGA
- the lsrK gene encoding autoinducer-2 kinase translates to MSHVIAIDAGTGSVRAILFDADGHQVASATRAWTHDPEAGVPDSMGFAWERNYALVVEVLREVLATSGVGAQDIRAVSATSMREGIVVLDAAGREIWGCANVDARAGQEVAELAASGDVEEQVYALSGQTFALAAQPRLLWLARHRPELYERAETVLMLSEWVLYRLSGIKVMEPSNGSTSGLLELESRDVDDRLATLCGLRVGLVPQIVEPGTALGPVTSTASRDTGLSPDTTVVVGGGDAQMATLGTGLTAAGQAMIIAGTFWQQEVNIATPTTGAQRTVRINAAGVPGLWQAEAIAFHAGTAVRWFRDTFAGPEVRAAEQEGVDPLDLLTQAAADVPIGADGIIPIFSDVMNYARWKHAAPSFLNLSLDGGPRLRAAMFRALLENAAIVADANLSLVANSTGSSLTEVVFAGGSARSKVWAQIVADVVGKPLKIPTVVEATSHGTAACAASGVGQFDSPSEAARSWVRWGRMVEPSLARHEEYAAVKERWRLAYDAQRQLMEAGVTTPMWQAPGT, encoded by the coding sequence ATGAGTCATGTGATTGCGATTGATGCCGGCACTGGGTCGGTGCGAGCCATCCTGTTCGATGCAGATGGCCACCAAGTGGCCAGCGCGACCAGGGCGTGGACCCATGATCCAGAGGCGGGAGTCCCTGACTCCATGGGGTTTGCTTGGGAGCGCAACTACGCCCTGGTGGTGGAAGTGCTCAGGGAGGTCTTGGCTACCAGTGGGGTTGGCGCACAAGACATTCGAGCGGTGTCAGCCACGTCCATGCGTGAGGGCATCGTCGTGCTTGATGCGGCTGGGCGCGAGATCTGGGGGTGTGCCAACGTCGACGCCCGCGCCGGGCAAGAAGTTGCCGAGTTGGCCGCATCCGGAGATGTCGAGGAGCAGGTCTACGCCTTGTCCGGGCAGACTTTTGCTCTGGCGGCACAGCCGCGTCTGCTGTGGCTCGCGCGCCACCGCCCGGAGCTATATGAGCGGGCTGAGACGGTCCTGATGCTCAGCGAATGGGTCCTCTACCGCCTCAGCGGTATCAAGGTGATGGAGCCGAGCAACGGATCGACCTCTGGCCTGCTCGAGCTGGAGTCCCGAGACGTCGACGACCGTCTGGCCACCCTCTGCGGGCTTCGCGTCGGTCTCGTCCCGCAGATCGTGGAGCCGGGCACCGCCCTCGGACCGGTCACCTCCACCGCGTCCCGAGACACCGGGCTGTCGCCCGACACGACTGTCGTTGTCGGTGGCGGGGACGCCCAGATGGCAACTCTCGGCACAGGGTTGACGGCCGCAGGCCAGGCAATGATCATCGCTGGGACATTCTGGCAGCAGGAAGTGAACATCGCCACGCCGACAACAGGCGCGCAGCGTACGGTGCGGATCAATGCTGCCGGCGTACCCGGTCTGTGGCAGGCCGAAGCCATCGCCTTTCACGCCGGGACCGCTGTGCGCTGGTTCCGAGACACTTTCGCTGGCCCCGAGGTCCGCGCCGCTGAGCAGGAGGGCGTGGATCCGCTCGACCTGCTCACACAGGCTGCTGCCGACGTGCCCATCGGGGCTGACGGCATCATCCCCATTTTCTCTGACGTCATGAACTACGCCCGCTGGAAACACGCGGCCCCGTCGTTCCTCAACCTCTCGCTCGATGGCGGTCCGCGACTTCGCGCAGCGATGTTCCGGGCCCTCTTAGAGAACGCCGCCATCGTCGCAGACGCGAACCTCAGCCTCGTCGCAAACTCGACCGGCTCCTCGCTCACCGAGGTTGTCTTCGCCGGGGGAAGTGCCCGCAGCAAGGTCTGGGCACAGATCGTTGCGGACGTCGTCGGCAAGCCGCTGAAGATTCCCACTGTGGTCGAGGCCACCTCGCACGGCACAGCTGCCTGTGCGGCCAGTGGCGTGGGTCAGTTCGACTCGCCTTCAGAAGCGGCTCGAAGCTGGGTCCGTTGGGGGCGGATGGTGGAGCCGTCACTCGCGCGACACGAGGAGTATGCCGCGGTCAAGGAGCGGTGGCGCCTCGCCTACGACGCGCAACGTCAACTTATGGAGGCGGGTGTGACCACCCCCATGTGGCAGGCCCCGGGAACGTAG
- a CDS encoding ABC transporter permease, with protein sequence MNLRSLLRHREAVTVSGVVILVLLVMLVQPAFAAPSNLLRIANSTVILALLAAGSAVVIMTRNIDVSVGSMLALTGIVGGLMLRDGVPAVLTVVVVLALGAALGVVNGLGVTYGHVPSIVMTLGTLGAYRGLSFLITEGHSIENVPAGYKAIGRADILGVPLLVWLVIVALIGIGLFLGRTRLGRHVYATGDNRDGAHLIGVRTNGVIILAFAVSGVCAAAAALVFLAQVGSISNQAGQGIEMRAIAAAVIGGVALSGGVGTVFGAAAGAVFITAAVSSLSFLGIPGFWADTVIGAILLVALFADARVRKALDHRRVLDRYRAVHEAAPDAAENRKVAQ encoded by the coding sequence ATGAACCTGCGTTCATTGCTGAGACACCGCGAGGCGGTGACCGTCAGCGGCGTCGTCATCCTCGTGCTGCTCGTCATGCTTGTGCAACCGGCGTTCGCAGCCCCGAGTAACCTCCTGCGCATTGCCAACTCGACCGTGATACTCGCGCTGCTCGCGGCCGGTAGTGCTGTCGTGATCATGACTCGGAATATCGATGTCTCTGTCGGTTCCATGCTCGCCTTGACCGGAATCGTCGGCGGCCTGATGCTTCGCGACGGTGTCCCGGCCGTGCTCACAGTAGTGGTCGTCCTTGCTCTCGGAGCTGCTCTAGGGGTGGTGAACGGGCTCGGTGTGACCTACGGTCACGTCCCGTCCATCGTCATGACTCTCGGCACCCTGGGCGCGTATCGCGGTCTGTCCTTCCTCATCACCGAAGGGCATTCCATCGAGAACGTCCCGGCGGGCTACAAGGCGATTGGGCGCGCTGACATCCTCGGCGTTCCGCTCCTGGTGTGGCTTGTCATCGTGGCGCTCATTGGTATTGGGCTGTTCCTTGGCCGCACGCGCTTGGGGCGTCACGTCTACGCCACGGGAGATAACCGCGACGGAGCACACCTGATCGGTGTCCGGACCAACGGTGTCATCATTCTCGCCTTTGCCGTGTCGGGAGTGTGCGCTGCTGCTGCGGCGCTGGTCTTCCTGGCGCAGGTCGGATCAATCAGTAACCAGGCGGGCCAGGGGATCGAGATGCGGGCGATCGCAGCCGCGGTGATTGGTGGTGTCGCGCTCTCCGGCGGTGTGGGCACAGTCTTCGGGGCAGCGGCCGGTGCGGTCTTCATTACCGCAGCAGTCAGCTCGCTGAGTTTTCTTGGCATCCCGGGGTTCTGGGCAGACACCGTCATCGGTGCGATCCTGCTCGTCGCGCTGTTCGCCGACGCCCGAGTGCGCAAGGCCCTCGATCACCGCCGTGTTCTCGACCGCTACCGAGCCGTGCACGAGGCAGCCCCAGACGCTGCCGAAAACAGGAAGGTAGCCCAGTGA
- the lsrB gene encoding autoinducer 2 ABC transporter substrate-binding protein LsrB, whose product MTGAIGIAAACLMLAACGSGDGDNGGSSDGGDGGDLPQVAFIPKLTGVGFFEAGGAGAEAAGGDFGLDVQYRGSAEASVAKQVELINTYTSQGYDALIVSSVSPDGLCSALKKAMDQGVVVLTWDSDTNPECRQFYISQGTPDQLGSLLVEMAAENVPTDEAAEVAFHYSSPTVTDQNQWAEVAKGIIESDTEWEIVDTVFSENQTELAVQQTEALVNANPDLKAIIAPDANALPGSAQALENLSADGIELVGFSTPNVMREYIENDVLDRFALWDVQQQGAMSVAVAAHLLDGNTLNVGDTFEAEGFGTLEVSPNSVQGYDYEADGNGIIVMPERTVFTADNIGDFDF is encoded by the coding sequence TTGACGGGTGCCATCGGCATCGCAGCAGCTTGCCTGATGCTCGCCGCATGTGGCTCTGGTGACGGAGACAATGGCGGAAGCAGCGACGGTGGGGACGGTGGAGACCTCCCCCAAGTGGCATTCATTCCAAAGCTCACTGGCGTTGGATTCTTCGAGGCGGGCGGTGCCGGCGCCGAGGCCGCTGGCGGCGACTTTGGCCTCGACGTTCAGTATCGCGGTTCTGCCGAGGCCTCGGTGGCGAAGCAGGTAGAACTGATCAACACCTACACCTCCCAGGGATACGACGCTCTGATCGTCTCCTCGGTGTCGCCGGACGGCCTGTGCTCCGCGCTGAAGAAGGCAATGGACCAAGGCGTCGTCGTCCTCACCTGGGACTCTGACACCAACCCGGAATGCCGGCAGTTCTACATCAGCCAGGGCACGCCGGATCAGTTGGGTTCGCTGCTCGTCGAGATGGCCGCCGAGAATGTCCCCACAGATGAGGCTGCCGAGGTTGCTTTCCACTACTCCAGCCCCACTGTGACGGACCAGAACCAGTGGGCCGAGGTTGCCAAGGGCATTATCGAGTCGGACACGGAGTGGGAGATCGTCGACACAGTCTTCTCGGAGAACCAGACCGAACTCGCGGTGCAGCAGACAGAGGCGCTGGTCAACGCCAACCCGGATCTCAAGGCGATCATCGCCCCGGACGCAAACGCTCTGCCGGGCAGTGCGCAGGCACTGGAGAACCTGAGCGCTGACGGCATTGAACTCGTCGGCTTCTCGACCCCGAACGTCATGAGGGAATACATCGAGAACGACGTGCTCGACAGGTTCGCCCTGTGGGACGTCCAGCAGCAGGGCGCTATGTCCGTGGCGGTGGCCGCACACCTGCTCGACGGGAACACCTTGAACGTCGGCGACACCTTCGAAGCCGAGGGCTTCGGCACGCTGGAGGTCTCGCCGAACTCCGTCCAGGGGTATGACTATGAAGCGGATGGCAACGGCATCATCGTGATGCCCGAGCGGACCGTCTTCACAGCCGACAACATTGGTGACTTCGACTTCTGA
- a CDS encoding sugar ABC transporter ATP-binding protein, protein MEHDASQPPANGVVAAVERLWKSYGGIPVLKGVDIDVQAGEIHALVGGNGAGKSTLMKALTGVVTPDAGRIVIGGSEVRNLNPRTAHANAVYMVPQEPQLFPNLTVFENVTLSLAVPLSRAEVKAAIQALGHAIDLDARAHELSISDQQLIEIVRGVLRKARLLIVDEPTGALTAREADQLFERLRALAASGVGIFYVTHRMSEIFALCDRVTVLRDGAMVLQKATADTSVEELVSTMVPESEQVSREEQGQVARAVDGPPALSLQGFTGQGFTDVTLDVFPGEVLGIAGVVGAGRTELAETVFGLRPGTGDVTLLGERYQHRSPKRSLTRGLSYVAEDRHAHGVFLLGTITENCSSTVLSRVTSLGLLNSKRERQVASRLTTQLAVQKGSAERRVGNLSGGNQQKVSLAKSLAPEPRVIILDEPSRGVDVGARADLYKMIRELAEQGLAVLLISSDFEEIVELATRVVIMRDGRIGEELEAEQITFSAIRDGAFGTRADGVSV, encoded by the coding sequence GTGGAGCACGACGCAAGCCAGCCCCCGGCGAACGGGGTCGTTGCAGCGGTAGAGAGGCTGTGGAAGTCCTACGGCGGCATTCCCGTGCTCAAGGGGGTCGACATCGATGTCCAAGCCGGTGAGATCCACGCGCTCGTCGGAGGGAACGGTGCTGGCAAATCCACGTTGATGAAGGCTCTGACGGGTGTGGTCACCCCCGATGCTGGCCGAATTGTCATTGGTGGCAGCGAAGTACGCAATCTCAATCCACGCACTGCCCATGCGAACGCGGTGTACATGGTCCCGCAGGAACCGCAGCTCTTTCCAAATCTCACCGTGTTCGAGAACGTCACGCTGTCGTTGGCTGTGCCGCTCTCCCGCGCCGAGGTTAAGGCAGCGATCCAGGCTCTCGGACACGCCATTGACCTCGACGCGCGTGCCCACGAGCTGAGCATTTCCGACCAGCAGCTCATCGAGATTGTGCGTGGGGTGTTGCGCAAGGCCCGCCTCCTGATCGTCGACGAACCCACTGGCGCACTAACGGCTCGTGAGGCAGACCAGTTGTTTGAGCGGCTCCGGGCCCTCGCGGCCAGTGGCGTGGGCATCTTTTATGTGACCCACCGCATGTCCGAGATCTTCGCTCTTTGTGACCGGGTCACAGTCCTCCGAGACGGTGCCATGGTGCTACAGAAGGCCACAGCCGACACCTCTGTCGAGGAACTGGTCTCCACTATGGTGCCGGAGTCCGAGCAGGTCTCGCGCGAGGAGCAGGGGCAGGTCGCGCGAGCGGTCGATGGACCTCCTGCTCTATCTCTGCAGGGCTTCACAGGTCAGGGCTTCACCGACGTGACTCTCGATGTCTTCCCAGGTGAGGTCCTCGGCATCGCTGGGGTGGTCGGCGCTGGCCGCACTGAGCTAGCGGAGACGGTGTTCGGTCTGCGTCCGGGCACCGGCGACGTGACTTTGCTCGGAGAGCGCTACCAGCACCGCAGCCCGAAGCGATCTCTGACGAGGGGACTCTCCTACGTTGCCGAGGACCGTCACGCCCACGGGGTCTTTTTGCTGGGAACCATCACCGAGAACTGCAGTTCAACTGTCCTGAGCCGCGTTACGAGCCTGGGGCTGCTGAACAGCAAGCGTGAGCGCCAAGTGGCCAGCAGGCTCACCACGCAGCTAGCGGTGCAGAAGGGCAGCGCTGAACGTCGAGTCGGGAACCTCTCCGGCGGCAATCAGCAGAAGGTGTCGCTGGCCAAGTCGCTGGCACCCGAGCCCCGCGTCATCATCCTCGACGAGCCGTCGCGCGGAGTTGACGTGGGGGCCCGGGCCGACCTGTACAAGATGATCCGGGAACTGGCCGAGCAGGGCTTGGCGGTGCTGTTGATCTCGTCGGACTTCGAGGAGATCGTCGAGCTCGCCACTCGGGTGGTCATCATGCGAGACGGTCGCATCGGCGAAGAGCTGGAGGCAGAGCAGATCACGTTCTCGGCCATCCGGGACGGTGCGTTTGGCACCCGGGCGGACGGTGTGTCTGTATGA
- a CDS encoding cupin domain-containing protein — MAHYIEKEEDMETSKVDDAPYRFGEYGPGYLLRGPRTDIGIVRLRPGDDASNHYHAELEETFVVLEGEATLWLDCTRQFTLRPGDVHRCDPGEMHYFVNESQANFRALFIKAPYDPDDGVQVPWVPGEPVPDLAPGR, encoded by the coding sequence TTGGCTCATTACATCGAGAAGGAAGAAGACATGGAAACCAGCAAAGTTGATGACGCCCCATATCGCTTCGGTGAGTACGGCCCCGGGTATCTGCTGCGCGGCCCGCGCACCGATATCGGGATCGTGAGGCTGCGTCCGGGGGACGACGCCTCAAACCACTACCACGCTGAGCTCGAGGAAACCTTCGTCGTGCTGGAGGGGGAGGCGACCCTGTGGCTGGACTGCACCCGTCAGTTCACTCTTCGGCCGGGCGACGTGCACCGTTGTGACCCAGGCGAAATGCATTACTTCGTCAACGAGTCGCAGGCGAACTTCCGCGCTCTGTTCATCAAGGCTCCGTACGACCCCGACGACGGTGTCCAGGTGCCCTGGGTGCCTGGCGAGCCGGTGCCGGACCTGGCTCCGGGGCGCTGA